The proteins below come from a single Longimicrobium sp. genomic window:
- a CDS encoding MFS transporter produces MSLRWWPSGGLWRHPDFLRLWGAQAGSAFGSRITRTALPMIAKSIGASAGEFAVLGALGVAPGVVVGLFAGGRVDRSPKRPLLIGSDLVRALLILTIPAAAWLGAVSMPQLYVVAAAVGAATTLFQIADNTYLPALVGRDQLVEGNSRLEATEAVAEAAGPGMAGVLVQLLTAPVAVVVDALTYLWSALLLSRIRAPEAPAAAEAGATVRGDVAAGFRACLEHPLVRPALFAEAVAAFSGGFFLALYMVLTLKTLGLSYAAAGLIVSVGGVGALAGPVLAGPLGRRVGTGPALVLSLALGTAANLLVPLAAGAGKLAVPLLVVHQLVGDALLGAYLVLALSLRQRVLPQAVLGRANAAFHVTAGLMLPAGALLAGWLAGAAGVPAALWIGACGGLLAAPALAASPVRRLR; encoded by the coding sequence ATGAGCCTGCGCTGGTGGCCGTCGGGCGGGCTCTGGCGCCACCCGGACTTCCTGCGGCTCTGGGGCGCGCAGGCCGGCAGCGCGTTCGGCAGCCGGATCACGCGCACCGCCCTGCCGATGATCGCCAAGTCGATCGGGGCGAGCGCCGGCGAGTTCGCGGTGCTCGGCGCGCTGGGCGTGGCGCCCGGCGTCGTGGTGGGCCTGTTCGCCGGGGGGCGCGTCGACCGCAGCCCCAAGCGCCCGCTCCTGATCGGCTCCGACCTGGTGCGGGCGCTCCTGATCCTCACCATCCCCGCCGCGGCGTGGCTGGGGGCGGTCTCGATGCCCCAGCTCTACGTGGTGGCCGCGGCCGTCGGCGCCGCCACCACGCTCTTCCAGATCGCCGACAACACCTACCTGCCGGCGCTGGTCGGCCGCGACCAGCTGGTGGAGGGCAACTCCAGGCTGGAGGCCACGGAGGCGGTGGCCGAGGCCGCCGGGCCGGGGATGGCCGGCGTGCTGGTGCAGCTGCTGACCGCGCCCGTGGCCGTCGTCGTCGACGCGCTCACCTACCTGTGGTCGGCGCTGCTGCTCAGCCGCATCCGCGCGCCGGAAGCGCCCGCCGCCGCCGAGGCCGGCGCCACCGTCCGGGGCGACGTAGCGGCCGGCTTCCGCGCCTGCCTGGAGCACCCGCTGGTGCGCCCGGCGCTCTTCGCCGAGGCCGTCGCCGCCTTCTCCGGCGGCTTCTTCCTGGCGCTGTACATGGTGCTCACCCTGAAGACGCTGGGCCTGTCCTACGCGGCCGCGGGGCTGATCGTCAGCGTCGGAGGGGTGGGGGCGCTCGCCGGGCCCGTGCTCGCCGGGCCGCTGGGGCGCCGCGTGGGGACGGGGCCGGCGCTGGTCCTCTCCCTCGCCCTGGGCACGGCGGCGAACCTGCTGGTGCCGCTGGCGGCGGGCGCCGGGAAGCTGGCGGTCCCCCTGCTGGTCGTGCACCAGCTCGTCGGCGACGCGCTGCTCGGCGCCTACCTGGTCCTGGCGCTCAGCCTGCGGCAGCGGGTGCTTCCGCAGGCGGTGCTGGGGCGCGCCAACGCCGCCTTCCACGTAACGGCCGGCCTCATGCTGCCCGCGGGCGCGCTGCTGGCCGGGTGGCTGGCGGGCGCCGCCGGCGTGCCCGCGGCCCTCTGGATCGGCGCGTGCGGCGGCCTGCTCGCGGCGCCCGCGCTGGCCGCGTCGCCCGTCCGGCGGCTGCGCTGA
- a CDS encoding alpha/beta fold hydrolase: MRRTTLSLASAACALAAALPARDLRAQNVPGLTVAPCTVPGVEGPARCGTLEVWENRAARSGRKIPIRFVVLPATGPSPTRDPIFPIAGGPGQSAVDDMAGFAAQELAPLRETRDILLVDQRGTGGSNLLKCRFYDPEADLQAYFGAFYPADRVAACAEEWRGKADLAQYTSDPAADDFDEVRAALGYDRLNLYGVSYGTRAALVYMRRHPDRVRSAILQGVVPTDTRMPLYTARDAQRAVEGVFSECRAQAACAAAFPDLPGSLARALGRFAAGPVEVAIMHPRTGDPVRVRLPRDLFVEGIRYLAYSPHNAALIPAVVHQAGEGDYGPAAEFALSMRRDIVDAGSHGVYLTITCAEDLPFFTAEEGRRLAEGSFLGDYRVRDQKAACAAWPVPAVSREFLGPVASDAPALLLSGQWDPATPPEQAERVLRTLRNARHVVVPSAAHGFFGLTGGPQCARKLVTDFIRSADPRGLDASCADSVRRPPFPTRRLGGTPVTLPADQLARFAGRYRGENGFAVEIRVEGGRLVQTFPDGRTFTLVPVGPARFRVAAAPFIAATFVDEGGRVTGMRIEQGSGEPFTLERVP; the protein is encoded by the coding sequence ATGCGCCGTACGACCCTGTCCCTCGCCTCCGCGGCCTGCGCCCTCGCCGCCGCGCTCCCCGCCCGCGACCTCCGCGCGCAGAACGTCCCCGGCCTCACCGTGGCGCCGTGCACCGTGCCCGGCGTGGAGGGGCCGGCGCGCTGCGGCACGCTGGAGGTGTGGGAGAACCGCGCGGCCAGGAGCGGGCGGAAGATCCCGATCCGCTTCGTCGTCCTCCCCGCCACGGGACCGAGCCCCACGCGCGACCCGATCTTCCCGATCGCGGGCGGGCCGGGGCAGTCGGCGGTGGACGACATGGCGGGCTTCGCGGCGCAGGAGCTGGCGCCGCTGCGCGAGACGCGCGACATCCTGCTGGTGGACCAGCGGGGGACGGGGGGATCGAACCTGCTCAAGTGCCGCTTCTACGACCCCGAGGCCGACCTGCAGGCCTACTTCGGCGCCTTCTATCCGGCCGACCGGGTGGCGGCCTGCGCCGAGGAGTGGCGGGGGAAGGCGGACCTGGCGCAGTACACGTCGGACCCGGCGGCCGACGACTTCGACGAGGTGCGCGCGGCGCTCGGGTACGACCGGCTCAACCTCTACGGCGTCTCCTACGGCACCCGCGCCGCGCTGGTGTACATGCGACGCCACCCCGACCGCGTGCGCAGCGCCATCCTCCAGGGCGTGGTCCCCACCGACACGCGCATGCCGCTCTACACCGCGCGCGACGCCCAGCGCGCCGTCGAGGGCGTCTTCTCCGAGTGCCGCGCCCAGGCGGCGTGCGCCGCGGCGTTCCCCGACCTGCCGGGGTCGCTCGCCCGCGCGCTCGGGCGCTTCGCGGCCGGGCCGGTGGAGGTGGCGATCATGCACCCGCGCACGGGCGACCCCGTGCGCGTGCGCCTGCCGCGCGACCTGTTCGTCGAAGGCATCCGCTACCTGGCCTACTCGCCCCACAACGCGGCGCTGATCCCCGCCGTGGTGCACCAGGCCGGCGAGGGCGACTACGGCCCCGCGGCCGAGTTCGCGCTCTCCATGCGGCGCGACATCGTCGACGCGGGGAGCCACGGGGTGTACCTCACCATCACCTGCGCCGAGGACCTGCCGTTCTTCACCGCGGAGGAGGGGCGGCGGCTGGCGGAGGGGAGCTTCCTGGGCGACTACCGCGTGCGCGACCAGAAGGCGGCGTGCGCGGCCTGGCCCGTTCCCGCCGTATCGCGCGAGTTCCTGGGGCCGGTGGCCTCCGACGCGCCGGCGCTCCTGCTGTCGGGCCAGTGGGACCCGGCCACGCCCCCGGAGCAGGCCGAGCGGGTGCTGCGCACGCTCCGCAACGCCCGCCACGTGGTGGTTCCCAGCGCCGCGCACGGCTTCTTCGGCCTCACCGGCGGCCCCCAGTGCGCGCGGAAGCTGGTCACCGACTTCATCCGCTCGGCGGACCCGCGGGGGCTGGACGCCTCGTGCGCCGACTCGGTGCGCCGCCCGCCCTTTCCCACGCGGCGGCTGGGCGGCACGCCGGTCACGCTGCCGGCGGACCAGCTCGCGCGCTTCGCCGGCCGCTACCGCGGCGAGAACGGCTTCGCGGTGGAGATCAGGGTGGAGGGAGGGCGGCTGGTGCAGACCTTCCCCGACGGGCGCACCTTCACGCTGGTGCCCGTGGGCCCCGCGCGCTTCCGCGTCGCCGCCGCTCCCTTCATCGCCGCCACGTTCGTCGACGAGGGCGGCCGCGTGACGGGGATGCGCATCGAGCAGGGCAGCGGCGAGCCGTTCACGCTGGAGCGGGTGCCGTAG
- a CDS encoding glycosyltransferase family 4 protein, translated as MSGAAERSGLRVLITNRVLASRTGTELYVRDLARALLERGHHPVVYSPLLGPVAAEVRALTVPVVDDLARVGAPPDVIHGHHGLETLAALLAFPGVPAVAFCHSWIGWPDVPVRFPRVLRYVAVDHTCRDRLLFEHGVPEDRVHVALNAVDLERFRPRGPLPPRPGRALVFSNAAGGKGSQLAAVREACEAAGIALDVAGSASGKPLERPEEALGRYDLVFAKARAALEAMAVGAAVILCDAVGTGPMVTTGNLSDLRPLNFGMRALRERPTPEALAREIARYDAADAAEVSRRVRAEAGQGALADELVALYREVLDEHRAGPPADPAAEERAAAAYLQWLAPRLHERDLLKTGFARLLQVPVVGALIRARARREGGGHWLPRLLGSVDRD; from the coding sequence GTGAGCGGCGCGGCTGAGCGGAGCGGGCTCAGGGTCCTCATCACCAACCGCGTCCTGGCCAGCCGCACCGGCACCGAGCTGTACGTGCGCGACCTGGCCCGGGCGCTCCTGGAGCGGGGCCACCACCCCGTGGTCTACAGCCCGCTGCTGGGGCCGGTGGCGGCCGAGGTGCGCGCCCTCACGGTGCCGGTGGTCGACGACCTGGCCCGCGTGGGCGCCCCTCCCGACGTGATCCACGGCCACCACGGCCTGGAGACGCTGGCGGCGCTCCTGGCCTTCCCCGGCGTCCCCGCCGTGGCGTTCTGCCACAGCTGGATCGGCTGGCCCGACGTGCCCGTGCGCTTCCCGCGGGTGCTGCGCTACGTGGCCGTCGACCACACCTGCCGCGACCGCCTCCTCTTCGAGCACGGCGTCCCCGAAGACCGCGTCCACGTGGCGCTGAACGCCGTGGACCTGGAGCGCTTCCGCCCCCGCGGCCCCCTGCCGCCCAGGCCCGGGCGCGCGCTGGTGTTCAGCAACGCGGCCGGGGGGAAGGGGTCGCAGCTGGCGGCGGTGCGCGAGGCGTGCGAGGCGGCGGGGATCGCGCTGGACGTGGCGGGCTCCGCCTCGGGGAAGCCGCTGGAGCGGCCCGAGGAGGCGCTGGGCCGCTACGACCTGGTGTTCGCCAAGGCGCGGGCGGCGCTCGAGGCCATGGCGGTGGGCGCGGCGGTGATCCTCTGCGACGCGGTGGGCACGGGGCCGATGGTGACCACCGGGAACCTGTCCGACCTGCGGCCGCTGAACTTCGGGATGCGCGCGCTGCGCGAGCGCCCCACGCCCGAGGCTCTCGCCCGCGAGATCGCGCGCTACGACGCGGCCGACGCGGCGGAGGTCTCGCGCCGGGTGCGAGCGGAGGCCGGGCAGGGGGCGCTGGCGGACGAGCTGGTGGCGCTCTACCGCGAGGTGCTGGACGAGCACCGCGCCGGCCCCCCCGCCGACCCGGCGGCCGAGGAGCGCGCCGCGGCCGCCTACCTGCAGTGGCTGGCGCCGCGCCTGCACGAGCGCGACCTGCTGAAGACGGGCTTCGCGCGGCTCCTGCAGGTGCCGGTGGTGGGCGCGCTGATCCGGGCGCGCGCCCGGCGCGAGGGCGGCGGGCACTGGCTCCCGCGGCTGCTCGGGTCGGTGGACCGCGATTGA
- a CDS encoding glycosyltransferase family 1 protein, with protein sequence MRVLYDISTLGLGHLYAQSRGGSFRVHQHLAEGLAASGECELLFCANHSSVAYHGCVEYLRTNPRLGHLPLLGPRSTEAASRLRRGVAGAHRWTRALLRSNVLPRLLRHGGRLVDRRLHPPVADASPPADVFHSPGTPLPPRPRGRSPRRLLTVYDLVHVRFPDVYGPAYSQTAQSLLDSVRDGDWVITTSESTRAELCERGVAPPGRVCVVPLAADREIFHPCADPVRVRAVREKYGIPDGPYLLSVNPLDPRKNMHHAVRAFARLAEEARDLSFVLVGHAGAGSRHVQEALEEVGGVRGRVILTGYAEDEELAPLYSGATAFVYPSLYEGFGLPPLEAMQCGTPVITSNTSSLPEVVGDAGLMVDPGDIDALCEAMLKVYRDAALRERMRAKSLARAAEFSWERCTEQTLAAYRAALAA encoded by the coding sequence ATGCGGGTCCTGTACGACATCTCGACGCTCGGCCTCGGACACCTGTACGCGCAGTCGCGGGGCGGCAGCTTCCGGGTGCACCAGCACCTGGCGGAGGGGCTGGCCGCCTCGGGCGAGTGCGAGCTGCTCTTCTGCGCCAACCATTCCAGCGTGGCCTACCACGGCTGCGTCGAGTACCTGCGCACCAACCCGCGGCTGGGCCACCTCCCGCTCCTGGGCCCGCGCTCCACGGAGGCGGCGTCGCGGCTGCGGCGGGGCGTGGCCGGCGCGCACCGCTGGACCCGCGCGCTCCTGCGCAGCAACGTCCTCCCCCGGCTGCTGCGCCACGGGGGGCGGCTGGTGGACCGGCGCCTCCACCCCCCCGTCGCCGACGCCTCGCCGCCGGCCGACGTCTTCCACTCGCCAGGCACCCCCCTGCCGCCGCGCCCGCGGGGCCGCTCGCCGCGGCGGCTCCTCACCGTGTACGACCTGGTGCACGTCCGCTTCCCCGACGTGTACGGCCCCGCCTACTCGCAGACGGCGCAGTCGCTCCTGGACAGCGTGCGCGACGGCGACTGGGTGATCACCACCTCCGAGTCGACCCGGGCGGAGCTGTGCGAGCGCGGCGTGGCCCCGCCCGGCCGGGTGTGCGTGGTGCCGCTGGCGGCCGACCGCGAGATCTTCCACCCCTGCGCCGACCCCGTCCGGGTGCGCGCCGTCCGCGAGAAGTACGGCATCCCCGACGGCCCCTACCTGCTCTCTGTGAACCCGCTGGACCCGCGCAAGAACATGCACCACGCCGTGCGCGCCTTCGCCCGGCTGGCGGAGGAGGCGAGGGACCTCTCGTTCGTGCTGGTGGGCCACGCCGGGGCGGGCTCGCGCCACGTCCAGGAGGCGCTGGAGGAGGTGGGCGGGGTGCGCGGCCGGGTGATCCTGACGGGCTACGCCGAAGACGAGGAGCTGGCCCCCCTCTACAGCGGCGCCACGGCGTTCGTCTACCCGTCGCTCTACGAGGGCTTCGGGCTGCCCCCGCTGGAGGCGATGCAGTGCGGCACGCCCGTGATCACCTCCAACACCTCCTCCCTCCCCGAGGTGGTGGGCGACGCGGGGCTGATGGTGGACCCCGGCGACATCGACGCGCTCTGCGAGGCGATGCTGAAGGTCTACCGCGACGCGGCGCTCCGGGAGCGGATGCGGGCGAAGTCGCTGGCGCGGGCGGCCGAGTTCAGCTGGGAGCGCTGCACCGAGCAGACGCTGGCCGCCTACCGCGCCGCGCTGGCCGCCTGA
- a CDS encoding oligosaccharide flippase family protein: MSTLPAWLRGPFRRRDPLPLGEGGGAILSALAARSLAGGGWALLSLGLGLALGVARTMVVARFLGAEELGVFGIALLALGTVEAVTSTGVETALVSHPGEAEEDLDPAFTIQVLRGLLVAAAVFAAAPLAASFLGSGRATPVIRAVAVLALLRGLANPALALATRRMEFGRLFWWSVPEQVAGFVLAVGLAVARRDVWALVAAAVGSQVVAVAASWAMLPRRPRLVLRGEGVRRLLHYGKWVSGARTMMFLSLNADNAVVARFLGAGALGIYQLAFRIGELGVSTFTRAMVQVALPVLSQLQASPARLGRAFRAVFRLALVANAVFAVGVALFAHPVVERLLGREWLPAVPVLRILAVAMVFRAVVVVSNQLFNAVGRPSLTLQVNAVRLGVMLAAVLPLLHAFGLRGVALSVLLGGLASAVLCLHRARGVLEPERVPAGER; encoded by the coding sequence TTGAGCACGCTTCCCGCCTGGCTCCGCGGCCCCTTCCGCCGCAGGGACCCGCTCCCCCTCGGCGAGGGGGGCGGGGCGATCCTGTCGGCCCTGGCCGCCCGCAGCCTGGCCGGGGGCGGCTGGGCGCTCCTCTCCCTGGGGCTGGGCCTGGCGCTGGGGGTGGCGCGCACGATGGTGGTCGCGCGGTTCCTGGGCGCCGAGGAGCTGGGGGTGTTCGGGATCGCCCTGCTCGCCCTGGGCACCGTCGAGGCGGTCACCTCCACCGGGGTGGAGACGGCGCTGGTCAGCCACCCGGGCGAAGCGGAAGAGGACCTGGACCCCGCCTTCACCATCCAGGTGCTGCGGGGCCTGCTGGTGGCGGCGGCGGTGTTCGCCGCCGCGCCGCTGGCGGCCTCGTTCCTGGGGAGCGGCCGGGCGACCCCGGTGATCCGGGCGGTGGCCGTGCTGGCGCTCCTGCGTGGGCTCGCCAACCCGGCGCTGGCGCTGGCCACCCGGCGGATGGAGTTCGGCCGCCTCTTCTGGTGGAGCGTGCCCGAGCAGGTGGCCGGGTTCGTGCTGGCCGTGGGGCTGGCGGTGGCGCGCCGCGACGTGTGGGCGCTGGTGGCGGCGGCGGTGGGGTCGCAGGTAGTGGCCGTGGCGGCCTCGTGGGCCATGCTGCCGCGCCGGCCGCGCCTGGTGCTCAGGGGCGAGGGGGTGCGGCGCCTCCTCCACTACGGCAAGTGGGTGAGCGGGGCCCGCACGATGATGTTCCTGAGCCTGAACGCCGACAACGCGGTGGTCGCCCGCTTCCTGGGCGCCGGCGCGCTGGGCATCTACCAGCTCGCCTTCCGCATCGGCGAGCTGGGGGTGTCCACCTTCACCCGGGCGATGGTGCAGGTGGCGCTCCCGGTGCTCAGCCAGCTGCAGGCGAGCCCCGCCCGGCTCGGGCGCGCCTTCCGGGCGGTGTTCCGCCTGGCGCTGGTGGCCAACGCCGTCTTCGCGGTGGGGGTGGCGCTCTTCGCCCACCCGGTGGTGGAGCGGCTCCTCGGGCGCGAGTGGCTGCCGGCGGTGCCTGTGCTGCGGATCCTGGCCGTGGCGATGGTGTTCCGGGCGGTGGTGGTGGTCTCCAACCAGCTGTTCAACGCGGTGGGCCGGCCGAGCCTGACGCTCCAGGTGAACGCCGTGCGCCTGGGGGTGATGCTCGCGGCCGTCCTCCCGCTCCTGCACGCGTTCGGCCTGCGCGGCGTGGCGCTCTCGGTGCTCCTGGGCGGCCTGGCCTCGGCCGTGCTGTGCCTGCACCGGGCCCGCGGCGTCCTGGAGCCGGAGCGGGTGCCCGCGGGGGAGCGGTGA
- a CDS encoding VOC family protein — MITGAHFILYSTDADADRAFFRDVLGFRAVDAGGGWLIFALPPAEMGVHPSEGGFAQRHAEHALAGTVLYLMCDDLRSTMESLAARGVRCTEVEEAEWGVKTTVRLPSGGEIGLYQPAHPTALGL, encoded by the coding sequence ATGATCACCGGCGCGCACTTCATCCTCTACAGCACCGACGCGGACGCGGACCGGGCGTTCTTCCGCGACGTGCTCGGCTTCCGCGCCGTCGACGCGGGCGGGGGGTGGCTGATCTTCGCGCTGCCGCCCGCGGAGATGGGGGTCCACCCGTCGGAGGGCGGCTTCGCGCAGCGCCACGCGGAGCACGCCCTCGCCGGAACGGTGCTGTACCTGATGTGCGACGACCTGCGCTCGACGATGGAGTCGCTGGCGGCCCGGGGCGTCCGCTGCACGGAGGTCGAGGAGGCGGAGTGGGGGGTGAAGACGACCGTCCGGCTCCCCAGCGGCGGCGAGATCGGCCTCTACCAGCCGGCCCACCCGACGGCGCTGGGACTCTGA
- a CDS encoding sulfotransferase produces MPLFRWRARESPPPRAPGDARLDPMPIVVGSPRSGTTLLRLMLDAHPLLAIPPETGFLSLAPKLKGWGDRLRERFFRAVVGHPPPSPAWPDFEIPAEAFRAALERIEPFTAAEGFRAFYRLYAARFGKPRWGDKTPLYCLELDTIRGVLPEARFVHLIRDGRDAALSLRRQWFSPGWEMEKQAAYWRRCVLGARRAGLGRDDYLEVRYEELILDTQGTLGRICAFIGLEYDDAMLRYDARAPARLEEHKGRTRADGTALVTREQRLRQQQRTTEPPDPARVFAWKHEMSAEDREAFARVAGDLLRELGYEV; encoded by the coding sequence ATGCCCCTCTTCCGGTGGAGAGCGCGGGAGTCCCCGCCGCCGCGGGCGCCCGGGGACGCCCGGCTCGACCCCATGCCGATCGTCGTCGGCTCGCCCCGCTCGGGGACGACGCTGCTCCGGCTCATGCTGGACGCCCACCCGCTGCTGGCGATCCCGCCGGAGACCGGCTTCCTGTCGCTCGCGCCGAAGCTGAAGGGGTGGGGCGACCGGCTGCGCGAGCGCTTCTTCCGCGCGGTGGTGGGCCACCCGCCGCCGTCGCCCGCCTGGCCGGACTTCGAGATCCCGGCGGAAGCCTTCCGGGCGGCGCTGGAGCGGATCGAGCCCTTCACCGCGGCCGAGGGCTTCCGCGCCTTCTACCGCCTCTACGCCGCGCGCTTCGGCAAGCCGCGCTGGGGCGACAAGACGCCGCTGTACTGCCTGGAGCTCGACACCATCCGCGGCGTGCTCCCCGAGGCGCGCTTCGTCCACCTGATCCGCGACGGGCGCGACGCCGCCCTCTCGCTGCGCCGCCAGTGGTTCTCGCCCGGCTGGGAGATGGAGAAGCAGGCGGCATACTGGCGCCGGTGCGTGCTGGGGGCGCGGCGGGCGGGGCTGGGGCGCGACGACTACCTCGAGGTGCGCTACGAGGAGCTGATCCTCGACACGCAGGGGACGCTCGGCCGCATCTGCGCGTTCATCGGGCTGGAGTACGACGACGCCATGCTGCGCTACGACGCGCGCGCCCCGGCGCGGCTCGAGGAGCACAAGGGGCGCACCCGGGCCGACGGCACCGCGCTGGTCACCCGCGAGCAGCGGCTCCGGCAGCAGCAGCGCACCACCGAGCCGCCCGACCCGGCCCGCGTCTTCGCCTGGAAGCACGAGATGAGCGCGGAAGACCGCGAGGCGTTCGCGCGCGTCGCGGGCGACCTGCTGCGGGAGCTGGGCTACGAGGTGTGA